The sequence TCTTCGATCTTTTCCGACGCATCTTTTCTGCAAGTAGGAATTTCTTGGTAACCTAATGATTTGAGGAAATTAAGTTGTTTTTCAGTAGGTGGTAAGCATCTACCTGTTTTCTCATCAATTTTTTCCTAATGACCAATTTTACGGAAGCATTAACTCAGAATTGATAAACAGTAGAACTTATTTTATATCCAGCCAAACGTTTAGCCCTGAGGAAAAAACGAAGGCTTACACTAAATCGGATATTACCTTTTCAAAACTTTGGAAGCATGCAATACTTAACGTAAATGCTGTCTACCTTCGTTCTTTAGATGGATCAACCGCAACTATCTACCAGAGGATTCCTAATATTCGTCTTTACCTTCTTGACATTCCTTTAGGGAATACTCCGTTTTCTTTCAGTAATGACTTGGACTTTACTTACTTTTACAGGGAAGCTGGAGGAAGCGGTTATAGGTTAAACGTTGAACCAGCTTTAGTTTTTGGAAAGAGGTGGAAAAGGTTAAAGAACTCTTCAAGGTTTAGTGTCTTATTAACAAAATACCAGCACGGAGGAGATAGGAGTATATTTCAATTTAAAGATACCGTAACTACCCATTTTTTCTTTCCCTTGACAGAAAAACTGTCTTTTTCATTTAATCCACGTCTGGAAGTTCTTTATAGAGAAGAAGAAGATCAAAGTTCCAATCCATTTTATGATACTACCGATAGAATAGAAGGGGAAAAATCCTTAAATACTTTTCTTGATTCTTTTGTTTATTACTCTGGTAGAAGAGTTGCAAGATTATCCTTGAAAGCTCTTTATGATTTTCAAAACGAAGAAGACCATTTTGGCTTGTGGAAGTTTGATTTAGATTTTTCTCCTTCAAAGAAAATGACTTTTAGAGAAACTTTATTTTACTCAGTAAAAGATTCAGAACTTAACAAAGCAAATACTTACTTTTCAGCAAAGTCTAAACTTCTCTCTTTGTGGCTTAACCATTACTATGAATTTAACAAGGAAGTTTTAAACAATTACCTTAGATGGGGAGTTTCTATTCCATTAGGGAAGTACTTAAGTT is a genomic window of Desulfurobacteriaceae bacterium containing:
- the lptD gene encoding LPS assembly protein LptD — protein: MVSIYLFSHQFFPNDQFYGSINSELINSRTYFISSQTFSPEEKTKAYTKSDITFSKLWKHAILNVNAVYLRSLDGSTATIYQRIPNIRLYLLDIPLGNTPFSFSNDLDFTYFYREAGGSGYRLNVEPALVFGKRWKRLKNSSRFSVLLTKYQHGGDRSIFQFKDTVTTHFFFPLTEKLSFSFNPRLEVLYREEEDQSSNPFYDTTDRIEGEKSLNTFLDSFVYYSGRRVARLSLKALYDFQNEEDHFGLWKFDLDFSPSKKMTFRETLFYSVKDSELNKANTYFSAKSKLLSLWLNHYYEFNKEVLNNYLRWGVSIPLGKYLSFSYSQRYDLLLSKDREREYAISVKRNCWNGRLSYRWVRNYDNTVDYQVLLVVNLLKVGNYGYRFIGKKE